Sequence from the Seonamhaeicola sp. ML3 genome:
AAGCTCAAACCACTAATGATAATGCTGTAGTTGAAAACGATAAGAAAACAGTTATTGACGAAACTTCTAAACCGGTAGAAAACTCAACACCAGAAGTAACCCAAAATAAAGCAGAAACAGCTTCTACATTAGAGGCTGAAAGAATAGCTAAAGAAGAAGCAGACCGAATAGCAGCTGAAGAACTAAAAGCTGTTGAAATAGAAAAAGCCAGAATAGCCAAAGAGCTGGAGGAAAAGCAAAGATTAGAAGCAATAAAACGTAAAAAGGAAGCTGAAGCGAGAGCTAAAGCAGAAGCGGTTAAACGAAAAGAAGAATTAGAAGAAAAAGCTAGAATTGAGGCCTTACAAAGAAAACAAGAAGCCGAAAAGCAAGCCAAGGCCGAAGCATTGAAACTTCAACAAGAATTAGAGGCCAAAGCACGTGAAGAAGCAAGATTAAAAGCTGAAGCAGAAAGGCAAACACAGTTAGAGGAAGAAAAACGTAATGCTGAAGAAGCTGATCGTATTAGGGTAGAAGAAGCCGAAAAAGCGCGATTAGAAGCTGAACGACAAAAATTAGCAGAGGACTCTAAAATTGAAGAAGAAAAAGTTTTAAAATCTGATGAGAAAGCCAATCTTGATGAGGAAACCAAAAATTCAATTGATGAATTAAATCAGTCTGCTGAAAGTTCTGTAACGGTTCAAAAGAATTTAATAAGTAGATTAACCGAAAAGGTGGCAATCAAGCAAAAAGATTTAGATGATTTAAAAGAAGAAAATGATTTAAGTGAGCAAGGTATTTATATTGAACCAAAAGCATTTAAAAGTGTAACCGCCGAAAATACAGAAATAGAAACTTTAAAAGATGAATTAGATAAGGTCATTGAAAACCAGCGTATTCAAATTGAGGAATTAGAGGCTGTATTGATAATAAGAAAACGAAAAGTTAGAGATGAAAATGACCCTTTAATTTCAGCATACACAAAATCTATTGAAAAACTTAAATTGGAACTAGATAGAACTGTCCAGATAAAAGCAGATTTAGAGGCTTCTTTAGATAGGATAAAGGAGGCCACTGATGTTGAACGTAAACGTAGAATAAGGCGAGCTGCTTACGATAATCAAAAGGATAGATTCTTTAAGGATAGTACCACATTGGCTAATATTAAAAAAAGTACAAAGCCTTCCTCCAAAGCATTAACTGTTGATGAGTTAGATTTTGGTGAAGAACAAAATGGGAATATTCAAATTATAAAGAATAATGGACATTATAAAAGTGGCTATTATATGGTCATAGCTGTACATGAAGATAATACTAAGCGTGATGAATT
This genomic interval carries:
- a CDS encoding PorP/SprF family type IX secretion system membrane protein, with translation MNKYLLYLILFVSITQCIHSQENGVVALDLPVRNSLKFNRYVINPTFSFVREQNKVISFSNKRQWVQFDNAPQAYLFGYSGRFSENIGAGIGLFQQDYGVQTVFGGIVNLAYNAVLNRDNNLTFGLNVGAYQSGINEAKVITNFPDPSLQNIPEHFILTVNPGINYGTTFFDFGVSINNLVSYNLSQSKLIEDNPEQSIQAHIMYTGYMDSRGFFDESKFSTLIRSEFKSETTVISGLAMLTIPKGIWAQVGYNTLYGASAGLGFNISSEIALEYNYEQSVGELSDFGNSHEFTVAYRFKNNNRYVYSGDDEERSVFVPKRKKRTISKRKTSNSNPSRPDPRKSKTEDIQVADNNSDKAQTTNDNAVVENDKKTVIDETSKPVENSTPEVTQNKAETASTLEAERIAKEEADRIAAEELKAVEIEKARIAKELEEKQRLEAIKRKKEAEARAKAEAVKRKEELEEKARIEALQRKQEAEKQAKAEALKLQQELEAKAREEARLKAEAERQTQLEEEKRNAEEADRIRVEEAEKARLEAERQKLAEDSKIEEEKVLKSDEKANLDEETKNSIDELNQSAESSVTVQKNLISRLTEKVAIKQKDLDDLKEENDLSEQGIYIEPKAFKSVTAENTEIETLKDELDKVIENQRIQIEELEAVLIIRKRKVRDENDPLISAYTKSIEKLKLELDRTVQIKADLEASLDRIKEATDVERKRRIRRAAYDNQKDRFFKDSTTLANIKKSTKPSSKALTVDELDFGEEQNGNIQIIKNNGHYKSGYYMVIAVHEDNTKRDEFLEKVIASGNKEINFFFDVNTNKYFIYSKRFNSIEDAQRTLGSDDRKAYEAKMSIVKIEN